The Chitinophaga sp. H8 genome contains a region encoding:
- a CDS encoding ABC transporter permease: MLSNYLKTAWKNLRSNKVYFAINTVGLAVGIAACLLIFLLIQYETSFDNFHKNGERIYRVVSAVKTSEGMNYSKASAFPVADALRSEYPQLKHVARIYEREGKQITLPNDKAEVPPKKFKENVFFAEPEFFDIFNFPFLEGNSKTALSAPNSVVLTQETANKYFGDWQIAMGKFIKYDNGQLCKVTGILKNIPANTDFPLQAVFSFKSVSGQEDVLTDWAGLDGSLNTFLVLPENIPVQQFDNDLKDFVKKYTPVEYANQGYVLQPLSSMHYESEFGIYGRTTFSKELITALSLIGLFLLIIACINFVNLATAQSVSRSKEVGIRKVLGSSKNQLVIQFLSETFIITLLSILMAIVFAFLALPLLNQLLQTPLEIRPTFSLMVFLFTMLIVVTLLSGCYPAIVLSGFNPITALKNKFTSHTASGLSVRKVLVVFQFATAQLLIIGTLIVVSQMDFFQNAFMGFDKEAVITVPMPHDTARASKMDALKMELLQQSGIKNVSFSAFSPIDKAGWDDEFKFENAVKKSGFRTEFKWADADYFKTYGIQFIAGMPYREADTVNGFVVNEMMVKKLGFRNPEDIIGKKINFWDGRMVASVVGVVKDFNGNSLKKERTPIVLGSYQLVYRLINIKIQPQRMKETLEAIEKIWNRAHPDFIFEYQFLDDKIASFYQQENQLSQLYKIFAGIAIFISCLGLYGFVSFMVVHRTKEVGIRKILGASAGNIIYLISKEFTLLIGVAFLIAAPIAYYLMHRWLQNFAYRINIGVGIFLSTILISEIVAWLTVGYQALKAALVNPVKSLKRE, from the coding sequence ATGTTAAGCAACTATCTGAAAACTGCATGGAAAAATTTACGCAGTAATAAGGTCTATTTCGCAATTAATACTGTTGGTTTAGCAGTGGGGATTGCAGCTTGTCTGCTCATTTTTTTATTAATTCAATACGAAACCAGCTTTGATAATTTTCATAAAAACGGGGAGCGCATTTATAGGGTGGTATCAGCAGTGAAAACTTCGGAAGGCATGAACTATTCGAAAGCCAGTGCCTTTCCTGTAGCAGATGCTTTAAGAAGCGAGTATCCACAACTGAAACATGTAGCCCGTATATATGAACGAGAAGGTAAGCAAATAACCTTACCGAATGATAAAGCAGAGGTACCACCAAAAAAATTTAAGGAGAATGTTTTTTTTGCTGAACCTGAATTTTTCGACATATTCAATTTCCCCTTTCTGGAAGGCAACTCAAAAACTGCTTTATCAGCACCTAATTCGGTAGTGCTTACGCAAGAAACCGCTAATAAGTATTTTGGAGATTGGCAGATAGCTATGGGTAAATTTATCAAGTATGATAATGGGCAGCTGTGCAAAGTGACTGGCATCCTGAAAAATATTCCTGCTAATACGGATTTTCCCTTACAGGCTGTATTTTCTTTTAAATCTGTTAGTGGGCAGGAAGATGTTTTAACGGATTGGGCAGGCCTGGACGGGTCTTTAAATACTTTTCTGGTACTTCCCGAAAATATACCGGTACAGCAATTTGATAACGATCTTAAAGATTTTGTAAAGAAGTATACACCTGTTGAATATGCGAATCAGGGATATGTTTTACAGCCTTTGAGTAGCATGCACTATGAGAGTGAGTTCGGTATTTACGGGAGAACCACTTTCAGTAAAGAATTGATTACCGCATTAAGCCTGATAGGTTTGTTTCTTTTAATAATTGCCTGCATAAATTTTGTAAACCTTGCCACAGCGCAATCAGTAAGCCGTTCAAAAGAAGTGGGCATCAGAAAGGTGTTGGGCAGTAGTAAAAATCAATTGGTTATTCAGTTTTTAAGTGAAACTTTTATCATTACCCTTCTTTCAATATTGATGGCAATAGTGTTTGCATTCCTGGCATTACCGCTGCTTAACCAACTATTGCAAACACCATTGGAAATAAGGCCTACGTTCTCTTTGATGGTGTTTTTATTCACTATGCTTATTGTTGTTACCTTATTATCGGGCTGCTATCCTGCAATTGTTTTGTCGGGATTTAATCCTATCACTGCACTGAAAAATAAATTTACCAGCCATACTGCCAGCGGGCTTTCAGTGAGGAAGGTATTGGTGGTGTTTCAATTTGCCACAGCGCAGCTACTGATTATAGGAACATTAATTGTTGTGAGTCAGATGGATTTCTTTCAAAATGCATTTATGGGTTTTGATAAAGAGGCGGTGATTACGGTTCCGATGCCTCATGACACGGCCCGTGCGTCTAAAATGGATGCATTGAAAATGGAGTTGCTGCAACAGTCCGGAATAAAAAATGTGAGTTTTAGTGCGTTTAGTCCGATAGATAAAGCGGGTTGGGATGATGAGTTTAAATTTGAGAATGCTGTAAAGAAATCGGGTTTCAGGACTGAGTTTAAATGGGCTGATGCTGATTATTTTAAAACATATGGTATTCAGTTTATTGCTGGTATGCCATATAGAGAAGCGGATACTGTAAACGGATTTGTGGTGAATGAAATGATGGTGAAAAAATTAGGTTTCAGGAATCCTGAGGATATCATCGGGAAAAAAATAAATTTCTGGGATGGCAGGATGGTGGCATCTGTTGTTGGAGTAGTGAAAGATTTTAACGGTAACTCATTGAAAAAGGAGAGGACTCCTATTGTGCTGGGGTCCTACCAATTGGTGTACCGGTTGATCAACATAAAAATACAGCCGCAGCGCATGAAAGAAACTTTGGAGGCAATAGAGAAGATTTGGAACAGGGCACATCCTGATTTTATCTTTGAGTACCAGTTTCTGGATGATAAGATTGCCAGCTTTTATCAGCAGGAAAACCAGCTCTCACAATTGTATAAAATATTTGCAGGCATCGCTATATTTATTTCCTGTCTTGGGCTGTATGGCTTCGTTTCCTTCATGGTAGTACACCGTACTAAAGAAGTAGGTATCAGGAAGATATTAGGTGCATCAGCAGGTAACATCATTTATTTGATCTCTAAAGAATTTACGCTGCTTATTGGCGTTGCATTTTTAATTGCGGCTCCAATAGCTTATTATCTGATGCATCGCTGGCTGCAAAACTTTGCTTACAGGATAAATATTGGCGTTGGAATATTTTTATCCACCATTCTTATCTCAGAAATAGTAGCCTGGCTTACTGTCGGGTATCAGGCACTAAAAGCAGCACTCGTAAATCCGGTGAAAAGTTTGAAGCGGGAATGA
- a CDS encoding SusC/RagA family TonB-linked outer membrane protein, which produces MKMLSVLLIISCMQAYGSIGANAQAVTLSGKNIPMKTVFEKIRIQTGVEFVWDKNIIEEAIPVTVAFKNTPLKDALDSCFNGQPLRYSFIDNVIVVTRSPHQEPAVMNDKVLISGRVLSEDKKPMEGVNIVIKGTTQGVSTDAKGNFVIPAEPGQTLVFSSIGYVPQEIKVGQANNYAIYLKVAIANLDQTIVVGYGTQSKRNVTGSIAKISELKPEENITGSLFSAMQGRVAGLQVKNSDGSPGSQPSISIRGAQTLNSANINPLVVIDGLIVDAGVGLGTVNNPNFNFNNINPQDIASIEVLKDASSSAIYGARGAQGVIMITTKRGKLASRPVVSVNSYYGITRSTLGFRALNNAEYESVFREARQNRIGDIDKLIAGGVTPEREQVLNDEKGILDYELSSFKLGTPIGLFDNNWVDKITSKNASTHNIQASVSGGGINNTYYLSFGKYSEENTVGDGIYRRYSGKMAMTQKINKWLRIGGDLNISLSQSSNLNSPLYGAIEARPDTPDSLLINPDGSIGYWFGLQNHPYATSYQVKRDRKEWNYLANVFGEITFRPNLVFKSTLAGVSSQNTDLNFYSPFSYSGSFVNGEHNNNSGSGIQYTFNNTLTYQLAVGDLRGDLLLGQEYYENKNTTAGFSIFGFPTSEGLWNPGNGSTYSNSDIYKNRTYAEAGESYFFRSNLSWNNRYLLSGSIRRDGTSKLTGKNKYSWFPALSAGWIISDEPFFGKNSLVSFLKIKSGVGLTGNIRTLGYFDFADLINTGTYSGKPALVLSNVRGNRDLRWERTRQYDAGIEARFLKNKLSMVLEFYEKRTDGLITSLPLPYSTGGYASQKGNLGTVANKGIDLDLSYRSRLTNDQKFSWNAGVALNINRNKILYLRDSVMGYGYYMPGGPRPYVKMGQSVGSLLLYKSLGVDPQTGDMIYEDKNKDGIINQADQEYVPVAQPKLSGGFNLGASWNRISIDASLTFSTGSKIYNLDDQYSRLFNIDYTGVMTNKPEWITDRWRHPGDNSYYPRAVVGPHGAGQMEDWNTLPSTHYLFDASYLRMRNVTIAYQFDEKILKRAGIPALRVYTSFQNLFVIKSKGLKLADPEVGIETGIQATFVPMPRTFAFGIDITL; this is translated from the coding sequence ATGAAAATGTTGAGTGTGCTGCTTATCATCTCTTGTATGCAGGCTTATGGAAGTATCGGTGCCAATGCCCAGGCCGTTACACTTTCTGGCAAAAACATCCCGATGAAAACAGTTTTTGAAAAAATCCGGATACAGACGGGTGTTGAATTCGTATGGGACAAAAACATTATTGAGGAGGCCATACCAGTAACAGTGGCGTTTAAAAACACTCCCTTAAAAGATGCATTGGATAGCTGTTTTAACGGGCAGCCACTCCGTTATTCATTTATTGATAATGTGATTGTGGTTACCCGCTCTCCTCATCAGGAACCGGCAGTAATGAATGATAAAGTGCTGATCAGCGGACGTGTACTATCCGAAGATAAAAAGCCAATGGAAGGGGTGAATATTGTAATCAAAGGAACTACACAAGGTGTCAGCACTGATGCAAAGGGTAATTTCGTTATCCCCGCAGAACCGGGGCAAACGCTTGTTTTCAGTTCTATCGGTTATGTTCCTCAGGAAATAAAAGTAGGCCAGGCTAATAACTATGCTATATATCTTAAAGTAGCGATAGCTAATCTGGACCAGACTATTGTGGTAGGTTACGGTACTCAAAGCAAAAGAAATGTAACAGGGTCTATTGCCAAAATATCCGAGCTGAAGCCTGAAGAAAATATCACCGGAAGTCTGTTTAGTGCCATGCAGGGCAGGGTAGCCGGCTTGCAGGTGAAAAACTCAGATGGTTCCCCGGGCTCTCAGCCTTCTATCAGCATACGCGGGGCCCAAACACTCAATAGTGCCAACATTAACCCGCTTGTGGTAATCGATGGCCTGATCGTGGATGCAGGCGTAGGATTAGGTACTGTCAACAATCCCAACTTTAATTTCAATAATATCAACCCTCAGGATATAGCGTCTATTGAAGTACTGAAAGATGCGTCCTCATCGGCTATTTATGGAGCAAGGGGGGCACAGGGTGTGATTATGATCACTACCAAAAGAGGAAAGCTTGCCAGCCGCCCTGTTGTTAGTGTAAACTCCTATTATGGAATTACCAGATCCACCCTGGGATTTCGGGCTTTGAACAACGCTGAATATGAATCGGTATTCAGGGAAGCACGTCAGAACAGGATTGGCGATATCGACAAACTTATTGCAGGTGGAGTAACACCTGAAAGAGAGCAGGTACTGAATGATGAAAAAGGTATTTTGGACTATGAGCTCAGCTCTTTTAAACTGGGAACACCTATCGGGCTTTTCGATAACAACTGGGTGGATAAAATAACTTCAAAAAATGCATCTACCCATAATATCCAGGCTAGTGTATCCGGAGGTGGCATAAACAATACTTATTATTTATCCTTTGGTAAGTATTCCGAAGAAAATACGGTTGGTGATGGTATATACAGGAGATATTCCGGTAAAATGGCAATGACCCAAAAAATCAATAAATGGTTAAGGATTGGGGGAGATCTGAATATTTCGTTATCCCAAAGCAGTAATCTTAATTCCCCCCTGTACGGAGCAATAGAAGCCCGCCCGGATACACCGGATTCGTTATTGATTAATCCTGATGGCAGTATCGGCTACTGGTTTGGTTTACAAAATCACCCTTACGCAACCAGCTACCAGGTGAAGCGTGATAGAAAGGAGTGGAATTACCTGGCCAATGTTTTTGGCGAAATTACATTCAGACCTAATCTGGTTTTCAAATCTACACTGGCAGGGGTGAGTAGTCAGAATACTGACTTGAATTTTTATAGCCCGTTCTCCTATTCCGGAAGTTTTGTTAATGGGGAGCACAATAATAATTCAGGCAGCGGTATTCAGTATACTTTCAATAATACCCTTACCTATCAACTTGCTGTGGGCGACCTGAGGGGTGACCTGTTGCTGGGTCAGGAGTATTATGAAAATAAAAATACCACTGCCGGCTTCTCGATTTTTGGATTCCCAACGAGTGAAGGCTTATGGAATCCGGGCAACGGTTCTACTTATTCGAACAGCGATATTTACAAGAACCGCACTTATGCCGAGGCAGGAGAATCCTATTTCTTCCGTTCTAACCTTAGCTGGAACAACCGGTATCTGTTGAGTGGAAGTATACGCAGAGATGGTACTTCCAAACTTACAGGGAAGAATAAGTATTCCTGGTTTCCGGCACTATCTGCAGGCTGGATCATTTCTGACGAACCTTTTTTTGGTAAAAACTCCCTGGTTTCTTTTCTTAAAATTAAATCAGGTGTAGGGCTTACCGGTAATATCCGCACACTAGGCTATTTTGATTTTGCTGACCTGATAAACACCGGGACCTATAGCGGAAAACCTGCACTGGTATTAAGTAATGTTCGTGGAAACCGGGATCTGAGATGGGAAAGAACACGTCAATATGATGCTGGTATAGAAGCCAGGTTCCTGAAAAACAAGCTTTCAATGGTACTGGAATTCTACGAGAAAAGAACGGATGGGTTGATTACCAGTTTACCGCTGCCATATTCCACAGGTGGTTATGCCTCTCAAAAAGGAAATCTTGGTACTGTAGCCAATAAGGGTATTGATCTGGACCTGTCTTACCGCAGCCGGTTGACGAACGATCAGAAGTTTTCCTGGAATGCCGGTGTAGCACTGAACATTAACAGGAACAAGATCCTGTATTTAAGAGATTCCGTAATGGGTTATGGCTATTATATGCCTGGCGGGCCACGGCCATATGTAAAGATGGGACAATCTGTGGGTTCCCTGCTGCTCTACAAATCATTGGGCGTTGATCCTCAAACCGGGGACATGATATATGAAGACAAGAATAAAGATGGTATCATCAACCAGGCTGACCAGGAATATGTTCCTGTAGCGCAACCTAAACTTTCCGGAGGGTTTAACCTGGGCGCCAGTTGGAATCGTATCAGTATTGACGCCAGTCTTACCTTCAGCACAGGTAGTAAGATTTATAATCTTGACGATCAATACAGCCGTCTTTTTAATATAGATTATACCGGGGTAATGACGAATAAGCCTGAATGGATTACTGACAGATGGAGACATCCAGGTGATAACAGCTATTATCCACGTGCTGTAGTAGGTCCACATGGTGCCGGTCAAATGGAAGACTGGAATACCCTGCCGTCTACCCATTACCTGTTCGATGCTTCTTATCTGAGAATGCGGAATGTGACTATTGCATACCAGTTCGACGAAAAAATATTGAAAAGAGCAGGCATTCCGGCACTTCGCGTTTATACATCCTTCCAGAACCTGTTTGTAATCAAGAGTAAGGGCCTGAAACTGGCTGATCCTGAAGTAGGGATAGAAACAGGTATACAGGCAACATTTGTACCGATGCCGAGAACATTTGCCTTTGGTATTGATATCACTTTATAA
- a CDS encoding 3-keto-disaccharide hydrolase produces the protein MTPEMTEKWLPQPPVVTPYNAGATLIKAPSDAIVLFDGSNLSKWENAAGKSAEWTVHDGVFTVKKGTGNIRTKQRFKDFQLHLEWRVPKGIEGKSQLRGNSGLFLQDMYEVQILDCYQNETYANGQTGSIYKQTPPLVNAMNKPGEWNTYDVIYTAPTFRKDGTYRTPPGVTVIQNGILLQYNTVIQGNTPYIGFPQVVPHGDGPIGLQDHNDDSAPISFRNIWIREL, from the coding sequence ATGACGCCAGAGATGACGGAAAAATGGTTACCCCAGCCTCCTGTGGTAACTCCCTACAATGCAGGAGCTACGCTGATAAAAGCGCCTTCAGATGCCATTGTCCTGTTTGATGGCTCTAACCTGTCAAAATGGGAAAACGCAGCAGGAAAATCTGCTGAATGGACCGTACATGATGGTGTATTTACTGTAAAAAAGGGAACCGGTAATATCCGGACCAAACAGCGGTTCAAGGATTTCCAATTACATCTGGAATGGCGCGTTCCAAAGGGAATCGAAGGAAAAAGCCAGCTGAGAGGCAACAGCGGGCTGTTCTTACAGGATATGTATGAAGTTCAGATACTGGACTGTTATCAAAATGAAACGTACGCAAATGGACAAACCGGGAGTATCTACAAACAAACCCCGCCTTTGGTCAATGCAATGAATAAACCGGGTGAATGGAATACTTATGATGTTATCTATACGGCACCGACTTTCAGGAAGGATGGTACCTATCGTACGCCTCCCGGCGTAACTGTTATTCAGAACGGGATACTACTGCAATACAATACGGTTATCCAGGGCAATACACCATATATAGGCTTTCCACAGGTTGTTCCTCATGGAGACGGACCAATAGGATTGCAGGATCATAATGATGATAGCGCACCTATCAGTTTCAGAAATATCTGGATCAGGGAACTGTAA
- a CDS encoding RagB/SusD family nutrient uptake outer membrane protein — translation MLRRYFLLINLLTFLACTFSSCSKNLDDPFPDTSIGEQQLRPADLALLVKGAYSKIHGGWPSQTYPLFDIYADDIISVQGGSVTRFNPQAYEACNPNPSDGFSNGFYYNGAYTAIGHANVVINYIRSRELTDLNKELGEALGIRGYCYFRLMEAYKGVIITLGSNEDPSEYKRAQNTEEEVYNRVITDLKDAEKLLPSFTTADALSKEAVQLLLARIYLNKGDKVEAKKYAEMVITSPATELTQDFTSNFRYNNSGNKELLFRLVEGPVPSSYDRSGMFALYSPGFPYRRPTGVTGNGQTWLNADLVDAYETGDVRTGLVKNQFANSVGKEVTYLMKFSLDTLQEANGFVTYPQIRLSEAYLISAEADARGGVVNVARYNEVRKKRNVKVKAAADFAGANDFLNEIEMERRKEFVGEGLRWQDMKRFGKALGFLSSKGRDATRLYLPFVTAELNKNPKLIQNKGY, via the coding sequence ATGCTTCGGAGATATTTCCTTTTAATAAATTTACTTACATTTCTTGCCTGCACTTTTTCATCGTGCAGTAAAAACCTGGATGATCCTTTTCCGGATACCTCCATTGGTGAACAACAGCTCAGACCTGCGGATCTGGCACTCCTGGTAAAAGGGGCCTATTCAAAGATCCATGGAGGCTGGCCTTCACAAACCTATCCGCTGTTTGATATATATGCAGATGATATAATCTCTGTACAGGGAGGTTCTGTGACCCGCTTTAACCCACAGGCATATGAGGCCTGTAATCCAAATCCAAGTGATGGTTTCAGTAATGGTTTTTATTATAATGGCGCCTATACTGCCATTGGGCATGCCAATGTTGTAATTAACTATATCCGCTCCCGTGAGCTTACTGATCTGAATAAAGAGCTGGGAGAAGCGTTGGGAATCCGTGGGTATTGTTATTTCCGCCTGATGGAAGCATATAAGGGGGTGATCATTACATTGGGGTCAAATGAAGACCCGTCAGAATATAAACGTGCCCAAAACACAGAAGAAGAGGTGTATAACCGCGTTATCACCGATCTGAAAGATGCAGAAAAGCTGTTGCCATCATTTACAACAGCTGATGCTTTGTCTAAAGAAGCCGTTCAGTTGTTGCTGGCAAGAATCTACCTGAATAAGGGAGATAAAGTGGAAGCTAAAAAATATGCTGAAATGGTGATCACTTCACCAGCTACTGAACTTACCCAGGATTTTACCAGTAATTTCCGCTACAATAATTCGGGCAATAAAGAGTTGCTTTTCCGTCTGGTAGAAGGCCCCGTACCCAGCTCCTATGACCGTAGTGGTATGTTTGCGTTATACAGCCCCGGATTTCCTTATCGGCGGCCAACAGGTGTGACCGGTAATGGCCAGACTTGGTTAAACGCTGATCTGGTGGATGCCTATGAAACCGGTGATGTACGTACAGGGTTAGTCAAAAATCAATTTGCCAATAGCGTGGGTAAAGAGGTGACTTACCTAATGAAATTCTCGCTGGATACTTTACAGGAAGCGAATGGATTTGTGACCTATCCGCAGATCCGGTTAAGTGAAGCTTACCTTATTTCTGCAGAAGCAGATGCCCGCGGAGGTGTGGTTAATGTGGCCCGCTACAATGAAGTCAGGAAAAAAAGAAATGTAAAAGTGAAGGCTGCTGCTGATTTTGCCGGTGCCAATGATTTCCTGAATGAGATTGAAATGGAGAGAAGAAAAGAATTTGTAGGAGAAGGATTACGCTGGCAGGATATGAAACGCTTTGGCAAGGCATTGGGCTTTTTGAGTTCCAAAGGACGGGATGCAACGCGGCTTTACCTCCCATTTGTTACGGCCGAATTAAATAAAAATCCAAAGCTGATACAGAACAAGGGGTATTAG
- a CDS encoding AhpC/TSA family protein codes for MKRILILNLCLLGTICGVKAQQFTIVGDMGKSAEGAIVLLNFSRDNKYHQDSALVKDGKFRITSTISEPVTGYIRLLKGSSGAEHDMEQRADESQIFLEPMLIKIKSSDGTIRKATIKGGAGQLELLALEKQLKPYQAKLAPLMDSMMYYFEKKEDAGVEKFKKLSRPVYDEIDEAKRAFVMAHPDSYLSLSLVRDNSFVIDVATFEPLINALSARMKKTPTARSMAARLDIAKRTAVGMKALDFTLPDTSGASVTLSAFKGKYILVDFWASWCGPCREENPYLVKVYQQYGGKDFEIIGISLDSQKSPWLKAIADDGLKWLHVSDLQGPKNEVAKQYDVRAVPQNFLVDPNGIIIAKNLRAGQLEDKLKTVFKN; via the coding sequence ATGAAGCGCATATTAATATTAAACCTATGCTTACTTGGAACAATTTGCGGCGTAAAGGCACAGCAGTTTACCATAGTAGGAGATATGGGTAAAAGTGCTGAGGGGGCAATCGTGCTCCTTAATTTCTCAAGGGATAATAAATATCATCAGGATTCAGCATTGGTAAAGGATGGGAAATTCCGTATTACCAGTACCATCAGTGAACCGGTAACCGGCTATATCAGGCTGCTAAAAGGAAGTAGTGGCGCTGAGCATGATATGGAACAACGGGCAGATGAGAGCCAGATTTTTCTTGAACCTATGCTGATAAAAATAAAATCATCAGATGGGACTATTAGAAAGGCTACTATCAAAGGCGGCGCCGGGCAGTTGGAGCTGCTGGCGCTCGAAAAGCAGCTCAAGCCTTATCAGGCAAAACTAGCGCCATTGATGGATAGTATGATGTACTACTTTGAAAAAAAAGAGGATGCCGGGGTCGAAAAGTTCAAAAAGCTTAGCAGGCCTGTATATGATGAGATCGATGAAGCGAAAAGGGCGTTTGTAATGGCGCATCCAGATTCCTATCTGAGCCTTTCCCTGGTAAGGGACAACAGCTTTGTGATCGATGTGGCAACATTTGAGCCATTGATTAATGCACTCAGTGCACGGATGAAAAAAACACCTACTGCCCGGTCAATGGCTGCCCGGCTGGATATTGCGAAAAGAACAGCAGTAGGTATGAAAGCACTTGACTTTACGTTGCCTGATACCTCCGGGGCTTCAGTCACCTTGTCTGCATTCAAAGGAAAGTATATTCTGGTTGATTTCTGGGCAAGCTGGTGTGGCCCATGTAGAGAAGAAAACCCTTATCTGGTAAAAGTTTATCAGCAATATGGGGGAAAGGATTTTGAAATAATCGGTATTTCACTGGATTCTCAGAAATCACCGTGGCTGAAAGCTATTGCAGACGATGGGTTGAAGTGGCTGCATGTGAGTGATCTGCAGGGCCCAAAAAATGAAGTGGCCAAACAATATGATGTCAGAGCCGTTCCCCAGAATTTCCTGGTAGATCCCAATGGTATAATCATTGCCAAGAATTTACGGGCAGGTCAGTTGGAAGATAAACTGAAAACCGTTTTTAAAAATTAG
- a CDS encoding RNA polymerase sigma-70 factor, with product MLSTIDLEKVKEGDTESFREFYTLFYPKLKAFACRFVDEPTSHDLVQEVFAAFFEKRSTIQINHIQSYLYKWTQNRCLNYLRDRMTAKEYESRLVIAEARMAFLEKNMDTNEVLKRVFNNDLREVINASIAKLPPKCAQVFRYCYWDELKHKEIAEIMGISHRTVEAHIRQAITFLRKDLKDILLLFLMFIDVK from the coding sequence ATGCTATCAACAATAGATCTGGAAAAAGTCAAAGAAGGGGATACTGAATCCTTCCGTGAATTCTACACCTTATTCTATCCTAAACTAAAAGCTTTTGCTTGCCGCTTTGTGGACGAGCCAACTTCTCATGACCTGGTACAAGAGGTCTTTGCTGCTTTTTTTGAAAAGAGGTCCACAATTCAGATCAACCACATACAGTCTTACCTGTACAAATGGACGCAAAACAGATGCTTAAATTATCTCAGGGACCGGATGACAGCGAAAGAGTATGAATCGCGCCTGGTGATAGCTGAGGCCCGCATGGCGTTCCTCGAAAAGAATATGGATACCAATGAGGTGCTAAAACGGGTTTTCAACAATGATCTGAGGGAGGTTATCAACGCTTCTATTGCCAAATTACCCCCTAAATGTGCCCAGGTATTTCGGTACTGCTACTGGGATGAGCTAAAACATAAAGAAATAGCCGAGATCATGGGGATCTCACACCGTACGGTCGAAGCCCATATCCGGCAGGCGATCACCTTCCTGAGAAAAGACCTGAAAGACATCCTGCTCCTTTTCTTAATGTTCATAGATGTAAAATAA